One genomic window of Arachis stenosperma cultivar V10309 chromosome 10, arast.V10309.gnm1.PFL2, whole genome shotgun sequence includes the following:
- the LOC130954492 gene encoding fra a 1-associated protein: MGWVWRDDDNGDNGNVDANSSSSVAVGEQCSTRRIVRSQCKTEEVEPGKFIKKCEKTEELFRDCVGKPVEVVQSNKEYTEEDVTDEVLRGGRFVSSDRGVSGVFDFPDIEHMERSIFGGIEDMERSIFGGLSRFFGAAEEMKNGLFDVFANTPGILDGESSSSSSYRRGIPIEEHNHGQEAHAKPKDKESTETDFAAMAKDV, translated from the exons ATGGGATGGGTCTGGAGGGACGACGACAACGGCGATAACGGCAACGTAGACGCCAACAGCAGCAGTTCCGTGGCCGTCGGCGAGCAATGCTCCACCCGTAGAATCGTGAGATCGCAGTGCAAAACTGAAGAGGTCGAGCCGGGAAAGTTCATCAAAAAGTGCGAGAAAACCGAAGAGCTTTTCAGGGATTGCGTCGGAAA GCCTGTTGAAGTGGTgcaatcaaacaaagaatatacgGAAGAGGATGTCACGGACGAGGTTCTAAGAGGAGGGCGGTTTGTTTCTTCAGACCGTGGTGTCAGTGGTGTGTTTGACTTCCCTGATATTGAACACATGGAACGAAGCATCTTTGGTGGTATTGAAGACATGGAACGAAGCATCTTTGGTGGTCTCAGTCGTTTCTTTGGAGCAGCTGAAGAAATGAAGAACGGTTTATTTGATGTGTTTGCTAACACTCCAGGCATACTTGATGGAGAGTCGTCATCTTCATCATCTTATAGACGAGGCATACCTATTGAAGAGCATAATCACGGGCAAGAAGCTCACGCTAAACCCAAGGATAAGGAATCAACGGAAACTGATTTTGCTGCAATGGCTAAAGACGTTTAA